In Helianthus annuus cultivar XRQ/B chromosome 8, HanXRQr2.0-SUNRISE, whole genome shotgun sequence, a single genomic region encodes these proteins:
- the LOC110913184 gene encoding glutamic acid-rich protein-like, with product MDEVLVENKKLAAENKKVADRERILEMRVKRLENDNKELVKKIDSDQSEIDILKVRVAELEEEKTRRDEQNEYFKLKNKELEAAKAFRDHEFYMLNKVVESMLGTSVEQKFEELQVEELRAERQAKIDEQMKDKGKGVGSSSAVTERSIVPSMVVENPEPISAISGLFEEDTPLDELIVDSDKEDDEEDDEEDEKDEKVYSASSHGSDNDNDDAQGGTGLKVTEASTEKNVDDLMNNSVNEESGGADGKGESSDAQNVQQAEKLILRLDTYREEGEHFHTYTLETIREMMRMVTPDFKFDIEEELNAFDINQ from the coding sequence ATGGATGAAGTGTTAGTTGAAAACAAGAAATTAGCTGCTGAAAACAAGAAAGTTGCAGATCGTGAGCGAATACTTGAGATGCGTGTGAAGAGATTGGAAAATGATAACAAAgagttggtgaaaaagattgattCTGATCAGTCAGAGATAGATATCTTGAAGGTTAGAGTTGCTGAGCTTGAGGAAGAAAAGACTCGAAGAGATGAACAAAACGAGTACTTCAAGTTGAAAAACAAAGAATTAGAAGCGGCTAAAGCTTTCAGAGATCACGAGTTCTATATGCTGAATAAAGTTGTTGAAAGCATGCTCGGAACATCTGTAGagcaaaagtttgaagagctgcAAGTTGAAGAGCTCAGGGCAGAACGTCAAGCTAAaattgatgaacaaatgaaagacaAAGGCAAGGGCGTTGGAAGTAGTTCTGCAGTGACTGAGAGATCGATTGTTCCTTCAATGGTTGTTGAAAATCCCGAGCCTATCTCTGCTATTTCTGGATTGTTTGAGGAAGATACTCCTCTTGATGAATTGATTGTTGATAGTGataaagaagatgatgaggaggatgacgAGGAAGATGAAAAGGATGAGAAAGTCTATTCTGCGAGCAGTCATGGTTCTGACAACGATAACGATGATGCTCAGGGTGGTACAGGGTTGAAAGTTACTGAGGCTTCCACTGAAAAGAatgttgatgatttgatgaacaATTCAGTGAATGAAGAATCAGGGGGAGCAGATGGAAAGGGGGAGTCGAGTGATGCACAAAATGTTCAACAAGCTGAAAAGTTAATCCTGAGATTGGATACTTACAGAGAAGAAGGCGAACATTTTCATACATATACGCTGGAAACGATCAGAGAAATGATGCGTATGGTGACTCCTGACTTTAAATTTGACATTGAAGAAGAATTGAATGCCTTCGATATCAATCAGTAG